The Chelonia mydas isolate rCheMyd1 chromosome 3, rCheMyd1.pri.v2, whole genome shotgun sequence genome includes a region encoding these proteins:
- the LOC102940755 gene encoding bifunctional protein GlmU-like: protein MAGPSAFSVYALRLGPGEDIVTSLLKFVEDKKLKAPFVMTCVGSITKATLRLANATASNTNQIIHLNERFEIVSLVGTLNKAPHLHICLSDKDGKTVGGHVISDLEVFTTSEIVIGECTGLQFTREMDDRTVCIVDHVTRIVNAPKRQ, encoded by the exons GCTGGACCTAGTGCCTTTTCTGTTTATGCCCTCCGTTTGGGGCCTGGGGAAGACATTGTCACCTCTTTGTTAAAATTTGTAGAAGATAAGAAGCTAAAAGCTCCATTTGTCATGACTTGTGTGGGAAGCATCACCAAAGCAACGCTGAGACTGGCCAACGCCACTGCTTCGAATACTAATCAG ATTATTCATCTAAATGAGAGGTTTGAAATCGTCTCCTTGGTGGGAACCCTGAACAAAGCACCTCATCTCCACATCTGCCTGTCTGATAAGGATGGGAAGACTGTCGGAGGGCATGTTATAAGTGACTTGGAAGTCTTCACTACATCTGAGATAGTGATCGGCGAATGCACAGGCCTGCAGTTCACCCGGGAGATGGATGATCGCACAG tATGCATCGTGGACCACGTCACTCGAATTGTAAATGCTCCAAAGAGACAATAA